A DNA window from Pseudomonas resinovorans NBRC 106553 contains the following coding sequences:
- a CDS encoding ShlB/FhaC/HecB family hemolysin secretion/activation protein — MPRYYLLSLFLALVISLPALSQETSPGDRDLIRDRQERILEEQRRRLEELQQLPGQAAPTPRLEQPADSACFPVRHIRLSGAGLMPPERQRELLAGFEGRCLGTGELNQLLKEITDFYLDRGHVTSRAYLPQQDLADGELEVIVIEGRLEGLDGSAIASDRELAMVSPARIGEVLDLRELEQLVDQINRLPSRPAQLELVPGAEVGGSRVRLQGEPDKPWRAGLNRHNDGQRDTGEQQWGVNFDWDSPLGLADQLSLRGGGDLASDRWRHSANQGFSYSLPYGWWSLSYAYSQSYYRTRNDSSGFAFVTDGESKSHQFQAERVLHRDAVSKTAASFGLSHLRTRNYMDNSLIGVSSHRLSEALLGFNHGRRIGAAFVNLDAGWHQGVGALDAQGAGHPRGSEPVARYDKYSLTLSFLLPFQVRGENLSFDSLAYGQRSEDVLFSPQRISLGGLSSVRGFKDQSLSGDSGGYWRNQLRWRRAIGWEPLRPWLQEYGVALAYDLGVIHGNRHNPGQHGRMSGHALELSARGQHLAASVTFARSLERPAAIERREHPLYFRFDLFF; from the coding sequence GTGCCCCGCTACTACCTTCTCAGCTTATTCCTGGCCCTGGTCATCAGCCTCCCGGCCCTATCCCAGGAGACGTCGCCCGGTGACCGCGACCTGATCCGCGACCGCCAGGAACGCATCCTCGAAGAACAGCGCCGCCGCTTGGAGGAACTGCAACAACTGCCCGGCCAGGCGGCGCCTACCCCACGGCTGGAACAGCCGGCGGACTCGGCCTGTTTCCCGGTGCGCCATATCCGTCTCTCCGGGGCCGGGCTGATGCCGCCGGAGCGACAGCGTGAACTGCTGGCCGGCTTCGAGGGACGTTGCCTGGGCACCGGCGAGCTGAACCAGTTGCTCAAGGAGATCACCGACTTCTATCTCGACCGTGGCCATGTCACCTCCCGTGCCTACCTGCCACAGCAGGACCTCGCCGATGGCGAGCTGGAGGTGATCGTCATCGAGGGGCGGCTCGAAGGCCTGGACGGTTCCGCCATCGCCAGCGACCGGGAACTGGCGATGGTTTCGCCGGCACGCATCGGCGAGGTGCTGGACCTTCGCGAGCTGGAGCAACTGGTGGACCAGATCAACCGCCTGCCGTCGCGCCCGGCGCAGCTGGAGCTGGTGCCGGGCGCTGAAGTGGGCGGTAGCCGCGTACGTCTCCAGGGCGAACCCGACAAGCCCTGGCGGGCGGGCTTGAACCGTCACAACGACGGCCAGCGCGACACCGGCGAGCAGCAATGGGGGGTGAATTTCGACTGGGACAGCCCGCTGGGCCTCGCCGACCAGCTGAGCCTGCGCGGTGGCGGCGACCTCGCCAGCGACCGCTGGCGCCACTCGGCCAACCAGGGGTTTTCCTACAGCCTGCCCTACGGCTGGTGGAGCCTGTCCTATGCCTACAGCCAGAGTTACTACCGCACCCGCAACGACAGCTCGGGCTTCGCCTTCGTCACCGACGGCGAGAGCAAGAGCCACCAGTTCCAGGCAGAGCGTGTGCTGCACCGCGATGCCGTGAGCAAGACGGCCGCCAGCTTCGGCCTGAGCCACTTGCGCACCCGCAACTACATGGACAACAGCCTGATCGGGGTGTCCAGCCATCGTCTGAGCGAGGCCCTGCTCGGCTTCAACCATGGCCGCCGAATAGGCGCCGCCTTCGTCAACCTGGACGCCGGCTGGCACCAGGGCGTCGGTGCCCTGGATGCCCAGGGCGCGGGCCACCCCCGTGGCAGCGAGCCGGTGGCCCGCTACGACAAATACAGCCTCACCCTCAGCTTCCTGCTGCCCTTCCAGGTGCGCGGCGAAAACCTCAGCTTCGACAGCCTCGCCTACGGCCAGCGCAGCGAGGACGTGCTGTTCAGCCCGCAGCGCATCAGCCTCGGCGGGCTGAGTTCGGTGCGCGGCTTCAAGGACCAGTCGCTGTCCGGCGACAGCGGCGGTTACTGGCGTAACCAGCTGCGCTGGCGCCGGGCGATCGGTTGGGAACCGCTGCGTCCCTGGCTGCAGGAATACGGCGTGGCACTGGCCTATGACCTCGGCGTCATTCACGGCAACCGGCACAACCCTGGCCAGCACGGGCGCATGAGCGGCCACGCGCTGGAGCTGAGCGCTCGCGGCCAGCACCTCGCGGCGTCGGTCACCTTCGCCCGTTCCCTGGAGCGCCCGGCCGCCATCGAGCGCCGCGAGCACCCGCTGTATTTCCGTTTCGACCTCTTCTTCTGA
- the typA gene encoding translational GTPase TypA — translation MIENLRNIAIIAHVDHGKTTLVDKLLKLSGTLDRKEAESERVMDSNDQEKERGITILAKNTAIKWNGYNINIVDTPGHADFGGEVERVMSMVDSVLLVVDAQDGPMPQTRFVTQKAFKAGLRPIVVVNKIDRPGARPDWVIDQIFDLFDNLGATDEQLDFPIVYASALNGIAGMDHEKMDDNMDALFQAIIDHVPAPVVDTEGPFQMQISQLDYNSFLGVIGIGRIARGRIKANTPVVAISDDGSKRNGRVLKIMGHSGLQRVEVADAEAGDIVCVSGMEELFISDTLCDPQNVEALPPLTVDQPTVSMTFQVNDSPFAGKEGKFVTSRNIKDRLEKELLHNVALRVEAGESAEKFKVSGRGELHLSVLIETMRREGFEMAVGRPEVVIIEKDGEKQEPYENVTIDIEEQHQGSVMEQMGLRKGDLTNMIPDGKGRVRLEYTIPARGLIGFRNNFLTLTSGTGILTSTFSHYGPIKAGEVSNRQNGVLVSMATGTALTYSLETLQSRGKLFLAPGDEIYEGQLSGINSRDNDLVINPTKGKKLDNMRASGKDEVIALVPPIKFTLEQALEFIADDELVEVTPKSIRLRKKLLNENDRKRYERAKV, via the coding sequence GTGATCGAAAATCTCCGCAACATCGCCATCATCGCCCACGTCGACCATGGCAAGACCACCCTGGTAGACAAGCTCCTGAAGCTGTCCGGCACCCTCGACCGCAAAGAAGCGGAAAGCGAGCGCGTGATGGACTCCAACGACCAGGAAAAAGAGCGCGGCATCACCATTCTGGCGAAGAACACTGCCATCAAGTGGAACGGCTACAACATCAACATCGTCGACACCCCCGGCCACGCCGACTTCGGTGGCGAGGTTGAGCGCGTAATGAGCATGGTCGACTCCGTACTGCTGGTGGTCGACGCCCAGGACGGCCCCATGCCGCAGACCCGTTTCGTGACCCAGAAGGCCTTCAAGGCCGGCCTGCGTCCGATCGTCGTCGTCAACAAGATCGACCGTCCGGGCGCGCGTCCTGACTGGGTAATCGACCAGATCTTCGACCTGTTCGACAACCTCGGCGCCACCGACGAGCAGCTGGACTTCCCGATCGTCTACGCCAGTGCCCTGAACGGCATCGCCGGCATGGACCACGAGAAGATGGACGACAACATGGACGCCCTGTTCCAGGCCATCATCGACCACGTACCGGCCCCGGTCGTGGACACCGAAGGCCCGTTCCAGATGCAGATCTCCCAGCTGGACTACAACAGCTTCCTCGGCGTGATCGGCATCGGCCGCATCGCCCGTGGCCGCATCAAGGCCAACACCCCGGTAGTCGCCATCAGCGACGACGGTTCCAAGCGCAACGGCCGCGTCCTGAAGATCATGGGTCACTCCGGCCTGCAGCGCGTTGAAGTCGCCGACGCCGAAGCCGGCGACATCGTCTGCGTCAGCGGCATGGAAGAGCTGTTCATCTCCGATACCCTGTGCGACCCGCAGAACGTCGAAGCCCTGCCGCCGCTGACCGTTGACCAGCCGACCGTGAGCATGACCTTCCAGGTCAACGACTCGCCGTTCGCCGGCAAGGAAGGCAAGTTCGTCACCAGCCGCAACATCAAGGACCGTCTGGAGAAGGAACTGCTGCACAACGTCGCCCTGCGCGTCGAAGCGGGCGAGTCCGCCGAGAAGTTCAAGGTCTCCGGCCGTGGCGAACTGCACCTCTCCGTACTGATCGAAACCATGCGCCGCGAAGGCTTCGAGATGGCCGTGGGCCGTCCGGAAGTGGTGATCATCGAGAAGGACGGCGAGAAGCAGGAGCCCTACGAGAACGTCACCATCGACATCGAAGAGCAGCACCAGGGCTCGGTGATGGAGCAGATGGGCCTGCGCAAGGGCGATCTGACCAACATGATCCCCGACGGCAAGGGCCGTGTTCGCCTGGAATACACCATCCCGGCGCGTGGCCTGATCGGCTTCCGTAACAACTTCCTGACCCTGACCTCGGGTACCGGCATCCTGACCTCGACCTTCAGCCACTACGGCCCGATCAAGGCCGGCGAAGTCAGCAACCGTCAGAACGGCGTACTGGTCTCCATGGCCACCGGCACCGCCCTGACCTACTCGCTGGAAACCCTGCAGAGCCGCGGCAAGCTGTTCCTCGCCCCGGGCGACGAGATCTACGAAGGCCAGCTGTCGGGCATCAACAGCCGTGACAACGACCTGGTGATCAACCCCACCAAGGGCAAGAAGCTCGACAACATGCGCGCTTCCGGCAAGGACGAAGTCATCGCCCTGGTTCCGCCGATCAAGTTCACCCTGGAACAGGCTCTGGAATTCATCGCCGACGACGAGCTGGTGGAAGTGACGCCGAAGTCCATCCGCCTGCGCAAGAAACTGCTGAACGAGAACGACCGCAAGCGCTACGAGCGCGCCAAGGTCTGA
- the thiI gene encoding tRNA uracil 4-sulfurtransferase ThiI produces MKLIVKVFPEITIKSRPVRKHFIRQLSKNIRAVLKDLDPELEVTGVWDNLDVQTRQTEPKLLREMIERLTCVPGITHFLEVHEYPLGDFDDVLEKCKLHFADQLPGKIFAVRCKRAGKHEFTSMELERHVGSRLRQECNAAGIDLKKPEVEVRMEVRDQRLYVIHHQHNGIGGYPLGSLEQTLVLMSGGFDSTVAAYQMMRRGLMTHFCFFNLGGRAHELGVMEVAHFLWEKYGRSQRVLFISVPFEEVVGEILSKVDNSQMGVVLKRMMLRASTHMARKLNLDALVTGEAISQVSSQTLPNLSVIDSATDMLVLRPLIASHKQDIIDTATKIGTAEFAKHMPEYCGVISVNPTTRAKPGRIEHEEEQFDMAILERALERARLVPIDRVIDELGQDVAVEEVREALPGQIVVDIRHPDAQEDDPLELAGIEVLALPFYAVNNRFKELDANRQYLLYCDKGVMSRLHAHHLLSEGHANVRVYRPA; encoded by the coding sequence ATGAAACTCATCGTCAAAGTCTTCCCGGAAATCACCATCAAGAGCCGGCCGGTGCGCAAGCACTTCATCCGTCAGCTCTCGAAGAACATCCGTGCGGTCCTGAAGGATCTGGACCCGGAGCTCGAGGTGACCGGCGTTTGGGACAACCTCGACGTCCAGACTCGCCAGACCGAGCCGAAGCTGCTGCGCGAGATGATCGAGCGCCTGACCTGCGTCCCCGGGATCACCCACTTCCTGGAAGTGCACGAGTACCCCCTGGGCGACTTCGACGACGTGCTGGAAAAGTGCAAGCTGCACTTCGCCGACCAGCTCCCCGGCAAGATCTTCGCCGTGCGCTGCAAACGTGCAGGCAAGCATGAATTCACCTCCATGGAGCTGGAGCGCCATGTCGGCAGCCGTCTGCGCCAGGAGTGCAACGCCGCCGGCATCGACCTGAAGAAGCCGGAAGTGGAAGTACGGATGGAAGTGCGCGACCAGCGCCTCTACGTCATCCACCACCAGCACAACGGCATCGGCGGCTACCCGCTGGGCTCCCTGGAGCAGACCCTGGTGCTGATGTCCGGTGGCTTCGACTCCACCGTCGCCGCCTATCAGATGATGCGCCGCGGCCTGATGACCCATTTCTGCTTCTTCAACCTCGGCGGCCGCGCCCACGAACTGGGCGTGATGGAAGTGGCCCACTTCCTGTGGGAAAAGTACGGCCGCTCCCAGCGCGTGCTGTTCATCAGCGTGCCCTTCGAGGAAGTGGTCGGCGAGATCCTCAGCAAGGTCGACAACAGCCAGATGGGCGTGGTGCTCAAGCGCATGATGCTGCGCGCCTCCACCCACATGGCGCGCAAGCTGAACCTCGACGCGCTGGTGACCGGCGAAGCCATTTCCCAGGTTTCCAGCCAGACCCTGCCCAACCTCTCGGTGATCGACTCGGCCACCGACATGCTGGTCCTGCGCCCGCTGATCGCCAGCCACAAGCAGGACATCATCGACACCGCCACCAAGATCGGCACCGCCGAGTTCGCCAAGCACATGCCCGAGTACTGCGGCGTGATCTCGGTGAACCCGACCACCCGCGCCAAGCCCGGCCGCATCGAGCACGAGGAAGAGCAGTTCGACATGGCCATCCTCGAGCGCGCCCTTGAGCGCGCTCGCCTGGTGCCCATCGACCGGGTGATCGACGAGCTGGGCCAGGACGTGGCGGTGGAAGAAGTGCGTGAAGCCCTGCCCGGGCAGATCGTCGTCGACATCCGCCACCCGGACGCCCAGGAAGACGACCCCCTGGAGCTGGCCGGCATCGAGGTGTTGGCCCTGCCGTTCTACGCGGTCAACAACCGCTTCAAGGAACTGGACGCCAACCGCCAGTACCTCCTGTATTGCGACAAGGGTGTGATGAGCCGCCTGCACGCCCACCACCTGCTCAGCGAGGGACATGCCAATGTGCGTGTTTATCGTCCGGCCTAG
- the glnA gene encoding glutamate--ammonia ligase — translation MSKSLQLIKEHDVKWIDLRFTDTKGKQQHVTMPARDADDDFFEHGKMFDGSSIEGWKGIEASDMILLPDDSTAVLDPFTEEPTIILVCDIIEPSTMQGYDRDPRAIARRAEEFLKTTGIGDTVFVGPEPEFFIFDEVKFKSDISGSMFKIFSEQASWNTDADIEGGNKGHRPGVKGGYFPVPPVDHDHEIRTAMCNALEEMGLVVEVHHHEVATAGQNEIGVKFNTLVAKADEVQTLKYCVHNVADAYGKTVTFMPKPLYGDNGSGMHVHMSISKDGKNTFAGEGYAGLSDTALYFIGGIIKHGKALNGFTNPSTNSYKRLVPGFEAPVMLAYSARNRSASIRIPYVNSPKARRIEARFPDPAANPYLCFAALLMAGLDGIQNKIHPGDAADKNLYDLPPEEAKEIPQVCGSLKEALEELDKGRAFLTKGGVFSDDFIDAYIELKSEEEIKVRTFVHPLEYDLYYSV, via the coding sequence ATGTCGAAGTCGCTTCAACTGATTAAAGAACACGACGTGAAGTGGATTGATCTGCGCTTCACCGACACCAAAGGCAAGCAGCAGCACGTGACCATGCCGGCCCGTGACGCCGATGACGATTTCTTCGAGCACGGCAAGATGTTCGACGGCTCCTCCATCGAAGGCTGGAAAGGCATCGAAGCCTCCGACATGATCCTGCTGCCGGACGACAGCACCGCCGTCCTGGACCCCTTCACCGAAGAGCCGACCATCATCCTGGTCTGCGACATCATCGAGCCGAGCACCATGCAAGGCTACGACCGCGACCCGCGCGCCATCGCCCGTCGCGCCGAAGAGTTCCTGAAGACCACCGGTATCGGTGACACCGTCTTCGTGGGCCCGGAGCCGGAGTTCTTCATCTTCGACGAAGTGAAGTTCAAGTCCGACATTTCCGGTTCCATGTTCAAGATCTTCTCCGAGCAGGCTTCCTGGAACACCGACGCCGACATCGAAGGCGGCAACAAAGGCCACCGTCCGGGCGTGAAGGGCGGCTACTTCCCGGTACCGCCGGTCGACCACGACCACGAAATCCGTACCGCCATGTGCAACGCACTGGAAGAAATGGGCCTGGTCGTCGAAGTTCACCACCACGAAGTGGCGACCGCCGGTCAGAACGAAATCGGCGTGAAGTTCAACACCCTGGTAGCCAAGGCTGACGAAGTTCAGACCCTGAAGTACTGCGTGCACAACGTGGCTGACGCTTACGGCAAGACCGTGACCTTCATGCCCAAGCCCCTGTACGGCGACAACGGCTCGGGTATGCACGTTCACATGTCCATCTCCAAGGATGGCAAGAACACCTTCGCTGGCGAAGGCTATGCCGGCCTGTCCGATACCGCCCTGTACTTCATTGGCGGCATCATCAAGCACGGTAAGGCCCTGAACGGCTTCACCAACCCGTCGACCAACTCCTACAAGCGTCTGGTCCCGGGCTTCGAAGCCCCGGTAATGCTGGCCTACTCCGCCCGCAACCGTTCCGCCTCGATCCGTATCCCGTACGTGAACAGCCCGAAAGCCCGCCGTATCGAAGCGCGCTTCCCGGACCCGGCTGCCAACCCCTACCTGTGCTTCGCCGCACTGCTGATGGCTGGCCTGGACGGCATCCAGAACAAGATCCACCCCGGCGATGCCGCCGACAAGAACCTGTATGACCTGCCGCCGGAAGAGGCCAAGGAAATCCCGCAGGTTTGCGGCAGCCTGAAAGAGGCTCTGGAAGAACTCGACAAGGGCCGTGCGTTCCTGACCAAGGGCGGCGTGTTCAGCGACGACTTCATCGATGCCTATATCGAGCTGAAGAGCGAAGAAGAAATCAAGGTGCGCACCTTCGTGCACCCGCTGGAATACGACCTGTACTACAGCGTCTGA
- a CDS encoding ISL3 family transposase, which translates to MNPIDLAQFWPGYEVVACRQATHDTLLIELEPQAGSLPKCGRCHQDCPLIHERRIRQVRDRDLLDQRVLLQLPVRRVDCLDCGRVTERIDWLEPASRLTQRLRLWLEGLLQLLPISHVSRLTGLHWHTLKTLDKRRLEAAVGTFEPGEVRRLVMDEFALHKGHRYATVIMDAERTRVLWVGHGNSREAIRPFFELLGEHCRQIEAVAMDMNTAFDLEVKRHCPQAEVVYDLFHVVARYGRDVIDRIRVDQANRLREDKPARKVVKQSRWLLLRNRENLKGGQAVQLQELLAANQPLATAYVLKDALKEIWYAPSVQDGWRRWRTWLRHARDSGLAPLQRFARNLKRYARGILASARFPLHTSQLEGVNNRIKVIKRMAYGFRDSAYFFLKIKAAFPGKAR; encoded by the coding sequence GTGAATCCTATTGATCTTGCCCAGTTCTGGCCAGGCTACGAGGTCGTCGCCTGTCGCCAAGCCACTCACGACACCCTGCTGATTGAGCTCGAACCTCAAGCCGGCTCCCTCCCCAAATGTGGCCGCTGTCACCAAGACTGCCCGCTGATCCACGAGCGGCGAATCCGCCAGGTGCGTGACCGTGACCTGCTGGATCAGCGCGTGCTGCTCCAACTGCCGGTGCGTCGCGTCGATTGCCTGGATTGTGGGCGGGTGACCGAGCGGATTGACTGGCTGGAGCCGGCCTCCCGCTTGACCCAGCGGCTGCGCCTCTGGCTCGAGGGCTTGCTGCAACTGTTGCCGATCAGCCATGTCAGCCGCCTCACTGGCCTGCACTGGCACACCCTCAAGACGCTCGACAAGCGCCGCCTCGAGGCGGCCGTGGGGACCTTTGAGCCCGGTGAGGTGCGGCGGCTGGTGATGGACGAGTTCGCCCTGCACAAGGGGCATCGTTACGCCACGGTGATCATGGATGCCGAGCGCACGCGGGTGCTGTGGGTCGGGCATGGCAACAGCCGTGAGGCGATCCGTCCGTTCTTCGAATTGCTCGGCGAGCACTGCCGGCAGATCGAGGCGGTGGCCATGGACATGAACACCGCCTTCGACCTCGAGGTGAAACGGCATTGCCCGCAGGCCGAGGTGGTGTACGACCTGTTCCACGTGGTGGCGCGCTACGGCCGGGACGTGATCGACCGGATCCGGGTCGACCAGGCCAACCGCCTGCGCGAAGACAAACCGGCGCGCAAGGTGGTCAAGCAGAGCCGCTGGCTGCTGCTGCGCAATCGCGAAAACCTCAAGGGCGGACAGGCCGTGCAGTTGCAGGAATTGCTCGCGGCCAACCAGCCACTGGCCACGGCCTACGTGCTCAAGGATGCATTAAAGGAAATCTGGTACGCCCCCAGTGTGCAGGACGGCTGGCGGCGCTGGCGAACCTGGCTGCGGCACGCCCGGGACAGCGGCTTGGCGCCGCTCCAACGCTTTGCCAGGAACCTCAAGCGTTACGCGCGCGGCATCCTCGCCAGCGCCCGTTTCCCCTTGCACACCAGCCAGCTGGAAGGGGTGAACAACCGCATCAAGGTGATCAAGCGCATGGCCTATGGCTTCCGCGACTCGGCCTACTTCTTCCTGAAAATCAAGGCCGCCTTCCCCGGGAAAGCGCGATGA
- a CDS encoding mechanosensitive ion channel family protein — MPLPSMLAIRFLMPLLLCLLVSLFPAQGRAALPNPLAGSSSGSEQVSSAQLEQSLNQVIQTLENDKQRADLLNKLKQLRDVTGKEKASEGGVLGLISDSLMELEKRFQGDNSPLLHWRNKFRLAGAELAERLPDWRALPVVVFNFSIVLLVWGLLASAILWLGRRMRERFGLAAELPQQPKTRDLVLFALRKLGPWMIAFLITLYLSLVLPSSLGKTLAMVMAYVLICGTLFSALCVICLSLLSGPHRRRALDILRRQAFHPLWLIGSLAALGEAAHDPRLIAGLGENTASCLSVLANVSAAVLTALFVLRFRRPIAHLIRNQPLDRRIGQRGLHDLVQLIGTLWFVPVLLLVGTSLIATFVSAGDSSSALRRALVSAVLAVVAMTVVGLIRRGSSRDAAGARRSAPYLEQLQNFGLTLVHLVVVLLFVELGLRVWDMSLISYAKGEGAEISRQVVRFGTTLLVAWLVWILADTAVQHSLGVGGRNRTNTRALTMLPLIRNVLFASIALIALIVALANMGMNVTPLLAGAGVIGLAIGFGAQSLVADLITGLFIIIEDSLSIDDYVDVGGHLGTVEGLTIRTVRLRDLDGVVHTIPFSEIKSIKNYSRQFGYAMFRWPVPASMPIDDAVALVHEVAKELRSDPSVYRSLWSPLELQGVESFDNGQAILRFRFKTAPIKQWEVQRAFNLRLRRRLDQSGMELAMPRLNVQLTRARRPAGESPQDPDVPDGLGV; from the coding sequence ATGCCGCTACCGTCCATGCTTGCCATCCGCTTCCTCATGCCGCTGCTGCTGTGCCTGCTCGTCAGCCTGTTCCCGGCGCAGGGGCGTGCGGCCTTGCCCAACCCCCTGGCGGGGAGTTCCTCGGGGAGCGAGCAGGTCAGCAGTGCCCAGCTCGAACAGTCGCTCAACCAGGTGATCCAGACCCTGGAGAACGACAAGCAGCGCGCCGACCTGCTGAACAAGCTGAAGCAATTGCGCGATGTCACCGGCAAGGAAAAGGCCAGCGAGGGCGGGGTGCTTGGACTGATCAGCGACTCCCTGATGGAGCTGGAGAAGCGCTTCCAGGGCGATAACAGCCCGTTGCTGCACTGGCGCAATAAGTTCCGTCTGGCGGGTGCCGAGTTGGCGGAGCGCCTGCCGGATTGGCGAGCGTTGCCCGTCGTCGTCTTCAATTTTTCCATCGTGCTGCTGGTCTGGGGCCTGTTGGCGTCGGCGATCCTCTGGCTGGGGCGGCGCATGCGCGAACGCTTCGGGCTGGCAGCGGAGCTGCCGCAGCAGCCCAAGACCCGCGACCTCGTGCTGTTCGCCCTGCGCAAGCTGGGCCCCTGGATGATCGCCTTCCTGATCACCCTGTACCTCTCGCTCGTGCTGCCCAGCTCCCTGGGCAAGACCCTGGCGATGGTCATGGCTTATGTGCTGATCTGCGGCACCTTGTTCTCGGCCCTCTGCGTGATCTGCCTGTCGTTGTTGAGTGGGCCGCACCGCCGGCGGGCCCTGGATATCCTGCGGCGCCAGGCCTTCCACCCGCTCTGGCTGATCGGCAGCCTGGCCGCCCTTGGCGAGGCGGCCCATGACCCGCGACTGATTGCCGGGCTGGGAGAGAACACTGCCAGCTGCCTGAGCGTCCTGGCCAATGTCAGTGCGGCGGTGCTCACCGCGCTCTTCGTGTTGCGCTTCCGCCGTCCCATCGCCCACCTGATCCGCAACCAGCCACTGGACCGTCGCATTGGCCAGCGCGGCCTGCATGATCTGGTGCAGTTGATCGGCACCCTGTGGTTCGTGCCGGTGCTGCTGCTGGTGGGTACCTCCCTGATCGCCACCTTCGTGTCCGCCGGCGATAGCAGTTCCGCCCTGCGTCGCGCCCTGGTCTCGGCAGTGCTGGCGGTGGTGGCGATGACAGTGGTTGGCTTGATCCGCCGTGGCTCCAGCCGGGATGCGGCAGGGGCTCGGCGCAGTGCCCCCTACCTCGAGCAATTGCAGAACTTCGGCCTCACCCTGGTGCACCTCGTCGTGGTGTTGCTTTTCGTCGAGTTGGGGTTGCGGGTCTGGGACATGTCGCTGATCAGCTATGCCAAGGGCGAGGGCGCGGAGATCAGCAGACAGGTGGTGCGTTTCGGCACCACCCTGCTGGTGGCCTGGCTGGTGTGGATCCTCGCCGACACGGCGGTGCAGCACAGCCTTGGCGTTGGCGGACGGAACCGCACCAACACCCGTGCGCTGACCATGCTGCCGCTGATCCGCAACGTGTTGTTCGCCAGCATCGCGTTGATCGCGCTGATCGTCGCTCTGGCCAACATGGGCATGAACGTGACGCCGCTGCTGGCCGGTGCCGGTGTCATCGGCCTGGCCATCGGCTTCGGCGCGCAGTCACTGGTGGCGGACCTGATCACCGGGCTGTTCATCATCATCGAGGACTCGCTGTCCATCGACGACTACGTGGATGTCGGCGGCCACCTGGGAACGGTGGAGGGGCTGACCATCCGCACCGTGCGCCTGCGCGATCTGGATGGCGTGGTGCATACCATTCCCTTCAGCGAGATCAAGAGCATCAAGAACTACTCGCGGCAGTTCGGCTACGCCATGTTCCGCTGGCCGGTGCCGGCGAGCATGCCGATCGACGATGCGGTGGCATTGGTGCATGAGGTGGCCAAGGAGCTGCGCAGCGACCCGTCGGTCTACCGCAGCCTGTGGTCGCCCCTGGAATTGCAGGGCGTGGAGAGTTTCGACAACGGCCAGGCGATCCTGCGCTTCCGCTTCAAGACCGCGCCGATCAAGCAGTGGGAAGTGCAGCGGGCGTTCAACCTGCGCCTGCGCCGGCGCCTCGACCAGTCCGGCATGGAGCTGGCGATGCCGCGCCTGAACGTGCAACTGACCCGTGCACGCCGGCCCGCCGGCGAGTCGCCGCAGGACCCGGATGTGCCGGACGGCCTGGGCGTTTGA
- a CDS encoding DUF4124 domain-containing protein codes for MRLIVISCLLLAAALPATAQIYRYIDANGNTVFTNQPPDGAATERVELAPTNTVRSQAPTAPADDATDPANGAPFYQVLALTDIPSDEALRANNGTFSVGVALDPRLQPGHSLRLRLDGEPHGQPTNVPRLQLVNLSRGEHTMAVDVLSGTRVVQTSAPVTFTVQRVNTSSPALRPPPAPTPRPNN; via the coding sequence ATGCGCCTCATCGTCATCAGCTGCCTGCTGCTCGCCGCAGCGCTGCCAGCCACCGCCCAGATCTACAGGTACATCGACGCCAACGGCAACACGGTGTTCACCAACCAGCCCCCGGATGGCGCCGCCACCGAACGGGTGGAGCTGGCGCCGACCAATACCGTGCGCTCCCAGGCGCCGACGGCTCCGGCCGACGACGCGACGGACCCGGCCAACGGCGCGCCCTTCTACCAGGTGCTCGCGCTCACCGACATCCCCTCCGACGAAGCCCTGCGTGCCAACAACGGTACCTTCAGCGTCGGCGTGGCGCTGGACCCGCGCCTGCAGCCCGGCCACAGCCTGCGCCTGCGCCTGGATGGCGAACCCCACGGCCAGCCCACCAACGTGCCACGCCTGCAACTGGTGAACCTGTCGCGCGGCGAACACACCATGGCGGTGGATGTGCTCTCCGGCACCAGAGTGGTGCAGACCAGCGCCCCTGTCACCTTTACCGTCCAGCGGGTCAATACCAGCAGCCCGGCGCTGCGTCCCCCGCCCGCCCCCACCCCACGGCCGAACAACTGA